Proteins from a single region of Paramormyrops kingsleyae isolate MSU_618 chromosome 9, PKINGS_0.4, whole genome shotgun sequence:
- the LOC111843894 gene encoding GTPase IMAP family member 7-like yields MSCLQGKMALTINKAGGETSGEEGPQHHFDCPQMRIVLLGKTGVGKSAVGNTILGRKQFESALRSASVTSQCQKEDAIVCDRPISVIDTPGLFDTEQPNNEIQKEIVKCIQVSCPGPHAFLLVMQLNRFTKEEKVCVEALQKIFGEEANNFMIILFTRGDDLQRLTIRDFVRHAHPDLRGVIKKCGGRYCVFNNKKPSNREQVKILLDMIDQMMALNGDSFYTQEMYEEAEAKIREKEEEIKEAALEKKRLHREKIVKKRLERAEKLAVELREALDMEIEKRLGVIKMEYEQELREARRKAEESDLQMGFVENLKVNVFKAFGIVKK; encoded by the exons ATGAGCTGTCTTCAGGGGAAAATGGCTCTGACGATAAACAAAG CTGGAGGTGAAACTTCTGGAGAAGAAGGACCTCAGCACCACTTTGACTGCCCCCAAATGAGGATTGTCCTGCTGGGTAAAACAGGTGTGGGGAAAAGCGCAGTTggcaacaccatcctgggcaGGAAACAGTTTGAATCTGCACTCAGAAGTGCTTCAGTCACCAGTCAGTGTCAAAAGGAAGATGCCATAGTATGTGACAGACCCATTTCTGTTATCGATACCCCAGGCCTGTTTGACACTGAGCAGCCCAACAACGAAATCCAGAAAGAGATAGTGAAATGTATCCAGGTCTCCTGCCCAGGGCCACATGCTTTCCTGTTGGTGATGCAACTGAACAGATTCACAAAGGAGGAGAAGGTGTGTGTTGAAGCTCTGCAGAAGATCTTTGGCGAAGAAGCAAACAATTTTATGATCATCCTGTTCACTCGTGGAGATGACCTACAAAGGCTGACCATTCGTGACTTTGTCAGGCATGCTCACCCAGACCTGAGGGGGGTGATCAAGAAGTGTGGGGGCAGATACTGTGTCTTTAACAACAAGAAACCTTCCAACAGGGAGCAAGTGAAAATACTGTTGGATATGATTGACCAAATGATGGCCCTGAATGGAGACAGCTTTTATACCCAGGAGATGTACGAGGAGGCAGAGGCAAAGATCagagagaaggaggaggagatcAAAGAAGCAGCCCTAGAGAAGAAAAGACTCCACCGAGAAAAAATAGTGAAAAAGAGATTGGAGAGAGCAGAAAAACTTGCAGTAGAGCTGAGAGAAGCACTGGACATGGAGATTGAAAAACGGTTGGGTGTAATCAAGATGGAATACGAGCAGGAGCTGAGGGAAGCTAGAAGAAAGGCAGAGGAGTCTGATCTCCAGATGGGTTTCGTAGAGAACCTCAAGGTGAATGTTTTCAAGGCTTTTGGGATTGTAAAGAAATAA
- the LOC111843904 gene encoding GTPase IMAP family member 7-like: MTKGDTVTLVLLGRRGSGKSCCGNTILGRKGFQSVLSTKPVTTECKKWTESIQGRQVTVIDTPDFFDDSLPDPKPHIDTCRSLVSEGPCVYLLVLQLGRFTEGEKKLVEQTERVFGRDVTRRMIILFSYGDDLEGITIQDFLMNAQTELKVLVEKCGNRCHVFNNRDTSNHRQVTELLNMVDGMLDRGEGDTQLTDSVNGVERKDRKELATECAMRDGRKMQAQGSPVTRGKDSNAQRDGRNDKERTPMCKCVLL; encoded by the exons ATGACTAAGGGTGATA ctGTCACACTGGTGCTGCTGGGCAGGAGAGGCTCAGGGAAGAGCTGCTGTGGAAACACCATACTGGGCAGAAAAGGGTTCCAGTCCGTCCTCAGCACCAAACCAGTAACCACAGAGTGTAAAAAATGGACAGAGTCCATTCAGGGGAGACAGGTCACTGTCATCGACACACCAGACTTCTTTGATGACTCTCTCCCTGATCCTAAGCCCCACATTGACACCTGTAGGTCCTTGGTATCAGAAGGTCCCTGTGTTTATCTTCTGGTGTTACAGTTGGGTCGCTTCACAGAGGGAGAGAAGAAGTTAGTGGAGCAGACTGAACGCGTGTTTGGCCGAGACGTCACACGGCGCATGATAATTCTGTTCAGTTATGGTGATGATCTGGAGGGCATCACCATTCAGGACTTCCTGATGAATGCTCAGACAGAACTCAAAGTCCTAGTGGAGAAATGTGGGAACAGGTGCCATGTCTTCAACAACAGGGACACCAGCAATCACAGGCAGGTGACAGAGCTTCTGAACATGGTGGATGGTATGCTGGACAGAGGTGAAGGGGACACACAGCTGACTGATTCTGTGAATGGTGTAGAAAGGAAGGATAGAAAAGAACTTGCAACTGAATGTGCTATGAGAGATGGAAGGAAGATGCAGGCACAAGGCAGCCCAGTGACAAGAGGCAAAGACAGCAATGCTCAGAGAGATGGAAGAAATGACAAAGAAAGGACAcctatgtgtaaatgtgttttGCTTTAA